A single window of Debaryomyces hansenii CBS767 chromosome F complete sequence DNA harbors:
- a CDS encoding DEHA2F07678p (similar to uniprot|Q12532 Saccharomyces cerevisiae YPL009C Hypothetical ORF): MKQRITGLDLQIITAELSKEILNYRLQNIYNVSSSSRQFLLKFSIPDSKKVVVLDCGNKLHLTEFDRPTTQTPSNFVTKLRKHLKTRRLSQIKQIGNDRVLVLEFSDGLFYLALEFFSAGNILLLDQDRKILSLQRMVSDKGGNDRYAVNEIYKMFDESLFKSDFNYERKTYSKEQVQGWIKSQRDKLDQRSQDGNKKKNKVFSIHKLLFVNSSHLSSDLVQLNLIKNGISSSASCFDFENDDAKMDLIIKALEEAESDYINLLEKSEDAINGYIVSKKNLSYNPDNDDSTNDLEYIMDEFYPYKPYKSDMDNYRFTEIQGYNRTMDSFFSTIESTKYALRIDQQKQQATKRLDYAREERDKQIQSLLAQQESNIKKGDAIMYYADLVDQCKDSVVKLIDQQMDWTNIESLIELEQSRGNKIARFINLPLNLKENKINLHLPDMDEENEENKTAFDSDSDSDSDSDSDSSSDESESESDSDSDSDSDSETTSEARPKQKKVKKSGKPAKSKISVWIDISLSPFANARVYFESKKSAESKQIKVEKSTEFALKNAKKKIEQDLNNKLKNENDSLKQIRPKYWFEKFLWFVSSEGYLCLAGRDNSQIDMIYYRHFNDNDYFISSDIEGSLKVFIKNPFKGESIPPSTLMQAGIFAISASSAWNGKVTTSAWLLHGADISKKDFDGTLISSGNFNYKAKKTYLPPCQLIMGFGFYWLGDEETTKKYTETRLSREEEHGLKIVMDNKKQDLEHSSKSSNKIQSSLNEVDDEKVSAKEDTEPSKEDITSEPASESKEGKKRLSAKERRMLRKGKDIKVSENEDTDEDVFDPIEQEMKNLKLEETKKKTAEPSSQKPPNVRGKKSKMKKIAAKYADQDEEERKIRMEALGTLKQVEAEKQKQIDEEENKESKDKYVNEALNAERRKNQEEREYRKYIMEEANEDESSVVNYLEILDSFISKPQPDDCLVNLVPVFAPWSALTKFKYKVKIQPGGGKKGKCINDTLNYFANRKSDPSHTDTELDWDNEREILKGAKPNDLMGVFTVSKVKLMLPGGQDKTARKAPAKKGKR, from the exons ATGAAG CAAAGAATTACAGGTTTAGaccttcaaataatcaCTGCAGAGCTTTCGAAagagattttgaattatcgtttgcaaaatatttacaatGTATCTAGTTCATCTCGTCAATTCTTACTCAAATTCTCAATTCCTGACTCCAAGAAAGTGGTTGTCTTAGATTGTGGGAATAAGCTTCATTTAACAGAATTTGACCGTCCAACCACTCAAACACCATCTAATTTTGTCACTAAATTGAGAAAGCATTTAAAGACCAGGCGTTTATCCCAAATTAAGCAAATTGGTAACGATAGGGTATTGGTACTTGAATTCAGTGATGGCTTGTTCTACTTGGCTTTAGAATTCTTCAGCGCAGGAAACATATTGTTGTTAGATCAAGATAGAAAAATTTTGTCATTGCAGAGGATGGTGAGTGATAAAGGTGGCAACGACAGATACGCGGTTAATGAGATATACAAGATGTTTGACGAGTCGTTGTTTAAATCGGATTTCAATTATGAACGTAAGACCTACTCAAAAGAACAAGTTCAAGGATGGATAAAGTCACAAAGGGATAAATTGGATCAGAGGAGTCAGGATGGCaataagaagaaaaataagGTTTTCTCAATCCATAAGCTATTGTTTGTAAATTCCAGTCATCTTTCTAGTGATTTAGTTCAACtcaatttgataaaaaatGGCATTCTGTCCTCCGCAAGTTGTTtcgattttgaaaatgacgaTGCAAAGATGGATTTAATCATTAAAGCGTTAGAGGAAGCTGAAAGCGACTAcattaatttattggaGAAATCAGAAGATGCAATCAATGGCTATATTGTCAGTAAAAAGAATCTTCTGTATAATCCTGATAATGACGATTCGACAAATGATTTAGAATATATTATGGATGAATTTTATCCTTATAAACCTTATAAATCGGATATGGATAATTACAGATTTACAGAAATACAGGGTTATAATAGGACTATggattctttcttttccaCTATTGAATCTACTAAGTATGCATTGAGAATTGATCAACAGAAACAGCAAGCAACAAAAAGATTGGATTATGCTCGTGAAGAAAGAGATAAACAAATTCAATCTTTGCTTGCTCAGCAAGAGCTGAATATTAAGAAAGGGGATGCTATAATGTATTATGCTGATCTAGTAGATCAATGTAAGGATTCTGTTgtgaaattaattgatcAGCAAATGGATTGGACCAACATTGAAAGCCTTATCGAATTAGAGCAATCAAGAGGCAATAAAATTGCTAGGTTTATCAACTTACCgttgaatttgaaggaaaacaaaattaatttgcATCTTCCAGACATggacgaagaaaatgaagaaaataagaCTGCATTTGATTCAGACTCGGAttctgattctgattctgattctgaTAGCTCCAGTGACGAATCTGAGCTGGAGTCTGATTCAGATTCGGACTCGGATTCAGATTCGGAAACGACTTCAGAAGCAAGACCTAAACAGAAAAAGGTGAAAAAGTCGGGCAAGCCCGCAAAATCCAAAATCTCTGTTTGGATcgatatttcattatctccGTTTGCAAATGCAAGAGTGTACTTTGAAAGTAAGAAATCAGCAGAGAGTAAGCAAATTAAAGTCGAAAAGAGTACAGAATTTGCTTTAAAGAATgctaaaaagaaaattgaacaagacttaaataacaaattgaaaaatgaaaatgattctttAAAACAAATTAGACCAAAGTATtggtttgaaaaatttttatgGTTTGTATCCAGTGAAGGCTATTTGTGTTTGGCTGGTAGAGATAACTCTCAAATTGATATGATATATTATAGACATTTTAACgataatgattattttatatcGTCTGACATTGAAGGCTCATTAAAAGTGTTCATTAAAAACCCTTTCAAAGGCGAAAGTATACCACCTTCTACGTTAATGCAAGCAGGAATATTTGCTATTTCCGCGTCTTCTGCGTGGAACGGTAAAGTAACAACTTCAGCTTGGTTATTACATGGTGCTGATATTTCGAAGAAAGACTTCGATGGCACTTTAATCTCCTCTGGAAATTTTAATTACAAAGCTAAGAAAACCTACCTTCCACCGTGTCAGCTTATCATGGGCTTTGGATTTTACTGGTTAGGTGACGAAGAAACGACTAAAAAGTATACAGAAACCAGGCTTtcaagagaagaagagcaTGGTTTGAAAATCGTAATGGATAATAAAAAGCAAGATCTCGAGCACTCCTCAAAATCTCtgaataaaattcaatctAGTCTCAACGAAGTGGACGACGAAAAGGTGTCAGCTAAAGAGGATACTGAACCATCAAAAGAAGATATCACGAGCGAACCTGCTTCAGAATCTAAGGAAGGTAAAAAGAGATTGAGTgcaaaagaaagaaggaTGTTACGTAAAGGTAAAGACATTAAGGTGTCTGAGAATGAGGATACTGATGAAGACGTTTTTGATCCTATTGAACAAGAAATGAAGAACTTGAAGCTCgaagaaacaaaaaagaaaacaGCGGAGCCATCTTCTCAAAAGCCACCAAATGTAAGAGGTAAAAAGtcaaaaatgaagaaaattgcAGCCAAATACGCAGATCAGGATGaggaagaaagaaaaattagaatgGAAGCATTAGGAACGTTGAAACAAGTCGAGGCAGAAAAGCAAAAacaaattgatgaagaagagaataaGGAACTGAAAGATAAGTATGTCAATGAAGCTTTGAATGCTGAGAGACGTAagaatcaagaagaaaggGAGtatagaaaatatattatggAAGAGGCCAATGAGGACGAATCAAGTGTTGTTAATTACTTAgaaattcttgattctTTCATTTCTAAACCACAACCGGATGATTGTTTAGTGAATCTTGTTCCTGTCTTTGCACCATGGTCGGCCTTAACTAAATTCAAGTATAAGGTTAAGATTCAACCTGGAGGCGGTAAAAAAGGTAAGTGCATCAATGATACCTTGAACTACTTCGCAAATCGTAAGCTGGATCCATCTCATACTGATACCGAGTTAGATTGGGATAATGAAagagaaatattgaaggGTGCTAAGCCCAACGATTTAATGGGTGTATTCACTGTCAGTAAGGTTAAATTGATGTTACCAGGTGGACAAGACAAGACTGCAAGAAAGGCGCCTGCAAAAAAAGGTAAGAGATAG
- a CDS encoding DEHA2F07612p (similar to uniprot|P43564 Saccharomyces cerevisiae YFL034W Possible integral membrane protein that interacts with Rpp0p which is a component of the ribosomal stalk), whose translation MDFKRTPSVDSLGTAHSVYSSKTPTRSRSNIGSRTSISVLPSLPTNVSNESIEEDLHNHSNIDEKLEREATPETSYVEFDLSSMDQKNSRNDSNFLSEKIISPNTHRTDISDVEADKDEVSDVAKKPEDAENDFFDMKTSDWKSMKTITEQDYYNDKGELEYKHANEFDPSKIKFDAHGYTKIDTEEQVTKYAELDKKTDFLFQSRREINKKTEAAAYRKEDLDYASDEDNSEYEDDDNLDSNETLQTMRNMLTDGQKFAYVGTTKLIAIDMATELAKIKQSTSNKVAKELSLGQRNFANWTMYITSKLYEHMNLSKDEQNMIENLSKHGVEVTDLCSSLNQREIIKPSKQNQTQENETDDSMKEIKGKTDNNEVAVDLRWTIICDLLLLLLSDGYYDSRSRSLLVQFAEKMSISHLEILQFERRLIESLEIDTNNKSIENKDEKLNDREFIDKYKKKNKKKRYVYIGLATLGGSLAIGLSAGLLAPVIGLGIAGGLTTVGISGTSGFLAGVGGSAIITTGGIVTGAKVGSKAGARRLGDVNTFELKPLYNTKRTNLIITVSGWMNGKMDDVRLPFSTVDPVMGDMFSLLWEPEMLQSMGQTIGILATEALSTSIQQILGATVLSALMAAIQVPMVLSKLTYLLDNPWSVSLDRAWKGGKILADTLISGNMGVRPITLVGFSLGARLIYSCLIELAKRGGYGLIENVIILGCPITIKNDQLGLARSVVSGRFVNGFSKRDWILGYLFRATGGGISSVAGLSPIESVYGIENIDCTDIVEGHMAYRKAMPKILKAVNWEILSEEFAEIEEPDPEQHERERKLVDEFDEARAKMKEEMDTEANKKKTWKNFFKPNQKDWWNVYSEGKSKGSDANEPYADPSAESNQPHTQTNNPIFDVTALLEEANNIERLADNDPETLKTMRKEVDTSAKHTKLNEEVEEEEKSTSIVNSLANKFGVKQDADPGTKD comes from the coding sequence ATGGATTTTAAACGCACACCAAGCGTAGATTCGCTAGGAACCGCCCATTCAGTGTACAGCTCTAAGACTCCTACAAGATCAAGATCAAACATCGGATCAAGAACTAGCATATCGGTATTGCCTAGCTTGCCAACAAATGTTTCGAATGAAagtattgaagaagatttacATAACCACTCCAATATAGACGAGAAACTCGAGCGTGAGGCAACTCCAGAAACCAGTTATGTGGAATTTGACCTACTGTCAATGGACCAGAAAAATAGCAGGAACGATTCCAATTTCTTATCAGAGAAGATAATATCGCCAAATACTCATAGAACCGATATCAGTGATGTCGAAGCTGATAAAGATGAGGTATCGGATGTTGCAAAGAAACCCGAGGATGCTGAAAATGACTTCTTTGACATGAAAACATCTGACTGgaaatcaatgaaaacAATTACAGAGCAAGATTATTATAATGACAAAGGTGAATTAGAATATAAACATGCAAATGAATTCGATCCATCGAAGATCAAATTTGATGCTCACGGGTACACGAAGATTGATACAGAAGAACAGGTTACCAAATATGCTGAGCTAGATAAGAAAACAGATTTCTTGTTTCAAAGCAGGAGggaaataaataagaaGACAGAAGCGGCAGCATATCGTAAAGAAGACTTAGATTATGCATCAGACGAAGATAACTCTGAATATGAGGACGATGATAACTTGGATTCCAACGAAACCTTACAAACAATGAGAAACATGTTGACAGATGGACAAAAGTTTGCATATGTCGGTACCACTAAACTAATAGCAATCGATATGGCAACTGAGTTGGcaaaaattaaacaatCGACTTCTAACAAAGTAGCGAAAGAACTAAGTTTAGGTCAGCGGAACTTTGCAAATTGGACGATGTATATAACGTCCAAGTTATATGAGCATATGAACTTAAGTAAAGATGAACAAAATATGATTGAAAATCTAAGCAAACACGGTGTTGAAGTTACTGACTTATGCAGTAGTTTGAACCAAAGAGAAATTATCAAACCTTCCAAGCAGAATCAAACTCAAGAGAATGAGACAGACGATTCgatgaaagaaataaagGGAAAaactgataataatgaGGTTGCTGTCGATCTAAGATGGACAATAATATGTGACTTATTGCTATTATTGTTAAGCGATGGTTATTATGATAGTAGATCCCGGTCATTATTAGTTCAGTTTGCAGAGAAAATGAGTATTTCACATTTAGAAATCCTTCAATTCGAACGTCGTTTAATCGAGAGTTTAGAAATTgatacaaataataaatctattgaaaataaggacgagaaattaaatgataGAGAGTTCATAGATaaatacaagaagaagaacaagaaaaagagataTGTTTATATTGGGTTAGCCACATTAGGTGGATCTCTTGCGATTGGCCTTTCAGCTGGATTATTGGCGCCAGTCATTGGGTTGGGTATTGCAGGAGGTTTAACAACAGTTGGTATCTCAGGTACTAGTGGGTTCTTAGCTGGAGTTGGTGGAAGTGCTATTATCACGACAGGAGGGATTGTGACGGGTGCTAAAGTCGGGTCAAAAGCGGGTGCAAGAAGATTAGGCGATGTTAATACATTTGAACTTAAACCGTTATACAATACAAAGAGAACAAATTTGATTATCACAGTTAGTGGGTGGATGAATGGTAAGATGGATGACGTAAGGTTGCCTTTCTCAACAGTCGATCCTGTCATGGGTGATATGTTTTCCCTTCTATGGGAGCCTGAAATGTTACAGTCTATGGGTCAAACTATTGGTATATTGGCTACTGAAGCTTTAAGTACCTCTATCCAGCAAATTCTAGGAGCAACAGTGTTGTCGGCATTAATGGCTGCAATCCAAGTGCCTATGGTTTTATCTAAATTGACGTACTTACTTGATAATCCTTGGAGTGTATCGTTGGACAGGGCTTGGAAAGGTGGAAAGATATTGGCAGACACTTTGATATCTGGTAATATGGGTGTGAGACCTATAACTCTAGTAGGTTTCTCATTAGGTGCACGTTTGATTTATTCATGTTTAATTGAATTAGCTAAACGTGGTGGATATGGATTGATTGAAAACGTAATTATATTAGGCTGTCCAATCACAATTAAGAATGATCAACTTGGACTAGCTAGATCTGTCGTTAGTGGAAGATTTGTTAACGGCTTTTCAAAAAGAGATTGGATCCTAGGCTATTTATTTAGGGCTACTGGAGGCGGTATCCTGTCAGTTGCGGGCTTATCGCCAATCGAGAGTGTATACGGTATAGAAAACATCGATTGCACAGATATTGTGGAAGGACATATGGCATATAGAAAAGCTATGCCCAAGATTTTAAAAGCAGTTAACTGGGAAATATTGAGCGAAGAGTTCGCCGAAATTGAAGAACCCGATCCAGAACAACAcgaaagagaaagaaagtTGGTCGATGAATTCGACGAAGCAAGGGCTAAGATGAAGGAAGAAATGGATACAGAAGcaaacaagaagaagacttggaagaatttcttcaagCCAAACCAAAAGGACTGGTGGAATGTATACAGTGAAGGTAAATCTAAAGGTTCAGATGCAAATGAACCATATGCCGATCCGTCCGCAGAACTGAACCAGCCTCATACTCAGACCAATAATCCAATCTTCGATGTTACTGCTTTACTTGAGGAGGCAAACAATATTGAACGTCTTGCTGATAATGATCCAGAGACTTTAAAGACTATGAGGAAGGAAGTCGATACTAGCGCAAAGCATACAAAGCTCAATGAGGAAGTCgaagaagaggaaaaaTCGACAAGCATAGTGAATTCATTAGCTAATAAATTCGGTGTCAAACAAGATGCTGATCCTGGTACCAAAGACTAA
- a CDS encoding DEHA2F07656p (similar to uniprot|P53686 Saccharomyces cerevisiae YPL015C HST2 Cytoplasmic member of the silencing information regulator 2 (Sir2) family of NAD(+)-dependent protein deacetylases), with product MNQLTKILEPIAKAIQAGDKKVTFFEGAGISTAAGIPDFRSPDTGLYSNLAKLDLPYAEAVFDIDYFKENPKAFYTLAHELYPGKFMPTKFHYLLRLFQDKKLLKRVYTQNIDTLERVAGIEDEYIVEAHGSFARNHCIECSLEMSTEELKKQMSDKSVNDGIPICQECGGYVKPDIVFFGEALPVKFFDTWDEDADEVEIAIVAGTSLTVYPFASLPSETTKKSLRLLINNEVVGDFKHGKRKTDILAISDCDEAAVTLAELLGWSEELDELINKNKTLFESTYSIGEKTNDEEVSKKSLSKASERLAEEIRDVEAEKGTQKPEKTDKQTESKEEKSKNDTDDLEKDISNLKI from the coding sequence ATGAATCAACTAACAAAGATTTTAGAACCAATAGCCAAGGCAATACAGGCTGGTGATAAGAAAGTAACCTTTTTTGAAGGAGCTGGTATCTCCACAGCAGCAGGTATTCCAGATTTTAGAAGTCCAGATACTGGGTTATACTCCAACTTGGCTAAATTAGACTTGCCATATGCCGAGGCtgtttttgatattgattaCTTTAAGGAGAATCCAAAAGCATTTTATACATTAGCTCATGAGCTTTATCCAGGGAAGTTTATGCCTACAAAGTTTCATTACTTGCTAAGACTTTTCCAGGATAAGAAGCTATTAAAACGAGTTTATACGCAAAATATTGACACTTTAGAGAGAGTTGCAGGTATTGAGGATGAGTATATAGTGGAAGCACATGGTTCATTCGCCAGAAATCATTGTATTGAGTGTTCGCTAGAAATGTCAacagaagaattgaagaaacaaatgTCCGACAAACTGGTTAACGATGGTATTCCAATATGTCAGGAATGTGGAGGTTATGTGAAGCCCGATATAGTTTTTTTTGGTGAAGCCTTGCCagtgaaattttttgataCGTGGGACGAAGATGCAGACGAAGTTGAAATAGCCATAGTGGCTGGTACATCATTGACGGTATATCCGTTTGCTTCATTACCATCGGAGACCACAAAAAAATCTCTTAGATTacttattaataatgaagtagTAGGTGATTTTAAACATGGAAAGCGGAAGACGGACATTTTAGCTATATCTGATTGTGACGAAGCTGCAGTTACCTTGGCAGAATTATTGGGATGGAGTGAAGAGCTAGACGAGTTGataaataagaataaaacTTTGTTCGAGAGCACATATTCTATTGGTGAAAAAACTAATGACGAGGAAGTTTCTAAAAAATCTTTATCCAAGGCATCAGAAAGATTAGCCGAAGAAATAAGAGACGTTGAAGCAGAGAAAGGTACCCAAAAACCTGAGAAGACAGACAAACAAACAGAATCAAAGGAAGAGAAGTCAAAGAATGATACTGATGACCTTGAAAAGGATATTTCGAACTTAAAGATCTAA
- a CDS encoding DEHA2F07634p (similar to uniprot|Q12291 Saccharomyces cerevisiae YLR063W Hypothetical ORF), with product MSRRIARSQARKLEEAEERQEEEIIDVEGRSDSMPFQSKYSIEPPKIIDLFEMSFKNILDSEDLQKHIQSVKGDLYNRNYMSAFGNDDKRFAYASRWTPARALCYSSLFATLEPIRLLLEKPEGDKRVLCVGGGAASELVGLAAVFCRLKEYCSKSNSSLQLDIIDIADWSTIVGTLTSYVKENWIYNAAGFNTNFIHDDILTADVAKLDYPKLDLITLLFTTNELFCEKRAQTVQFLQSLNTHCRKGCYLLIAESAGSYSNITIGTKKFPVQFLIDMILIGKPGENSGSWEIVQQSESCWYRVNKKEIDYKMKLENMRFFYRLYKKK from the coding sequence ATGAGTAGGAGAATAGCTAGATCACAGGCAAGGAAGCTTGAGGAGGCCGAAGAAAGACAAGAGGAGGAAATAATAGATGTTGAAGGTCGTTCAGATTCGATGCCATTTCAGTCGAAATATTCTATAGAACCACCTAAGATAATcgatttatttgaaatgtCGTTTAAAAACATTCTTGATTCGGAAGACTTACAAAAACACATACAGAGCGTGAAAGGAGACTTGTATAATAGGAACTATATGTCAGCATTTGgcaatgatgataaaagATTTGCGTATGCATCGCGATGGACTCCTGCGAGAGCATTATGCTATTCTTCGTTATTTGCAACATTAGAGCCGATAAGGTTGTTATTAGAGAAACCAGAAGGTGATAAGAGAGTGTTGTGTGTAGGTGGCGGTGCTGCATCAGAATTGGTTGGATTGGCAGCGGTTTTTTGCAGattgaaagaatattgttcaaaatcaaattcgtCTTTGCAATTAGATATTATCGATATAGCAGATTGGTCAACCATTGTAGGAACATTAACCAGCTATGTGAAGGAGAATTGGATATACAATGCTGCTGGCTTCAATACTAATTTTATACATGATGACATTTTGACAGCAGATGTTGCGAAACTAGACTATCCAAAGTTAGATTTAATCACATTGTTATTCACAACGAACGAACTTTTCTGTGAAAAAAGAGCCCAAACCGttcaatttttgcaatctttGAACACTCATTGTCGAAAGGGATGTTACTTGTTGATTGCCGAAAGTGCTGGATCGTACTCGAACATAACCATTGGGacaaaaaaatttccagttcaatttttaattgaCATGATTCTTATAGGAAAACCGGGTGAGAATTCTGGCAGCTGGGAAATAGTACAACAAAGTGAAAGCTGCTGGTATAGAgtaaacaaaaaagaaatagacTATAAGATGAAGTTAGAAAATATGAGATTTTTCTATAGACTATACAAAAAGAAATAG
- a CDS encoding DEHA2F07700p (similar to uniprot|P00635 Saccharomyces cerevisiae YBR093C PHO5 One of three repressible acid phosphatases a glycoprotein that is transported to the cell surface by the secretory pathway): MVSISKIVSSSLIFAANDQFRDVGSVDLAAKTQYNIVKYMYGNGPYMQNPGYGISTDVPDQCTLEHVQVYMRHGERYPGISDGEKQKALVDKLQSYNSSLSGPLSFLNDYEYYVKDDSLYELETTPSNAKGPFTGYETCNKAGSAFRAKYNDLYNENETLPVFIAASKRVYDSADFFVNGFLGEDYDEDKIKRVVISEEKSSGFNSLTPRWACPSYYNPNTTAPKFKSDYLEDIADRLKTDNDGLNLTSSDIPYLFQLCSFELNSKGYSQFCDIFTQDELVTNDYAQGYNSYHSAGAGSETSKYAGSVQLNASLALLKEDDPKNKIVLSFTHDTDIQVFYASLGLFDVSGEMPSDKVDVRNAFRRTEVVPMGGRLITEKYKCDGKSYVRFIANDAVIPLQNCSDGPGFSCSLTEFEDIVSKKQSFNLLDKCNTPDDIPHELTFYWDYDEKNYNATAPRVTA, translated from the coding sequence atggtttcaatttcaaaaattgtttcCTCAAGCTTAATATTTGCTGCAAATGACCAATTTAGAGATGTTGGTTCTGTTGACTTGGCTGCTAAGACACAATACAACATCGTTAAATATATGTATGGTAATGGACCATATATGCAAAATCCAGGGTATGGGATTTCTACAGATGTACCTGACCAATGTACTCTTGAACATGTACAGGTTTACATGAGACATGGAGAGAGATATCCTGGTATTTCAGATGGAGAAAAGCAGAAAGCATTGGTTGATAAGTTGCAATCGTATAATTCATCTCTCTCTGGACCATTGTCATTCTTGAATGACTACGAATATTATGTCAAAGACGATTCGTTGTACGAGTTAGAAACGACACCTTCTAATGCGAAAGGTCCTTTTACTGGATACGAAACTTGTAATAAGGCCGGCCTGGCATTTAGAGCTAAATACAATGACTTGTATAACGAAAATGAAACATTGCCTGTTTTCATTGCTGCATCTAAAAGAGTTTATGATCTGGCTGATTTCTTCGTTAATGGGTTTCTCGGAGAGGATTACGATGAGGACAAAATCAAGAGAGTGGTTATTTCTGAGGAAAAATCATCCGGTTTCAACTCCTTGACACCACGTTGGGCTTGTCCACTGTACTATAACCCAAATACTACGGCACCAAAATTTAAGTCTGACTATCTCGAAGATATTGCTGATAGATTGAAAACAGATAACGATGGCTTAAACCTTACTAGCTCGGATATTCCATATTTATTCCAATTATGTTCCTTCGAACTCAATTCTAAAGGCTATTCTCAGTTTTGTGATATTTTTACACAAGATGAATTGGTTACTAATGATTACGCCCAAGGATATAATTCTTACCATTCAGCTGGTGCAGGTAGCGAAACTAGTAAGTACGCTGGGTCCGTCCAATTAAACGCAAGTTTAGCTTTATTGAAGGAAGATGACCCAAAAAATAAGATTGTGTTATCTTTCACGCATGATACTGATATTCAAGTATTTTACGCTAGTTTAGGGCTTTTTGATGTCTCGGGTGAAATGCCATCCGACAAAGTTGATGTGAGAAACGCTTTCCGTCGTACTGAGGTGGTTCCAATGGGTGGAAGATTAATCACTGAAAAGTACAAATGCGACGGGAAATCCTATGTTAGGTTTATCGCCAATGATGCCGTTATTCCACTTCAGAACTGTTCTGATGGTCCAGGCTTTTCATGTAGCTTGactgaatttgaagatatcGTTAGCAAAAAACAGTCTTTCAACTTATTAGATAAATGTAACACGCCTGACGATATTCCTCATGAATTAACATTTTATTGGGATTatgatgaaaagaattataatgCCACAGCTCCTAGAGTTACTGCATGA